Part of the uncultured Tolumonas sp. genome is shown below.
GCGATGAGTAGTTTATAAAACTCATCCACTTCGGTGCCAATGACCACCTGAAATTGACCGGCATTGGTAAAACAACCCTTGACGGATGGAATCGTTTCTATGGCTTTGATATCGGCTTGTGCCGTGTTTTTCAGTACAAAACGCAGCCGGGTCAGGCAGTGGCTGACGGTGGCAATATTATCTTTGCCGCCGACCAGACTGATCAGACGAGTAACGTCCTGAGAGAATGATTTGCTCATGTGTGTCCCCTGGTGAACAAAACCGTCGTTCCATGATGGAAGATGGTTTAAGTATAGTTGGTAACGTTCCCAATAAGTATGCAGCTGATTAATTAAAACACAAAAGGGAACGTTCCCAATTTGCGTGATTGTTCACAGATCCAGCGTTGGATCCGGATCTGTGGCGTGAGGGGATGGTTAATTTAGCTGTCGTTTGACGCTGTTTAATTTTTGACGCTATTTAGCTATGCGAGGGGGCTATTTGCGCACAAGGTGCGGCGTCTTGTTCCAACTGCAATAACAGCTGTTCAGCGGCAAGGCGGCCAGCTTGTTTATAGCCGGGATCGATGGATTGCACCTGTGGAAACAGGAAATGCAGCAGCGGATTATTACCCACCCCGGTGAGTTTCACATCGTGACGTTGTTGTTCTTGCAGATACTTCGCGGCACCCAGTGCCAGTGTGTCAGTGGCGCAAACCACCGCATCGGTCATGGGGGTTAGCAGTTTCGCGGTCAGGTCGTAGCCGCTTTGTACATCTAAACTGCCGGTTAAGTAACGGCAAGGCAGTTGTTGTTGGACACAAAATTGCTGGTAGGCTTGCAAACGCAAGGCACCGGTGGTCGCATCGCTGGGGTCAACACCGATAAAGTCGATGTGACGACTGCCATCGGCATACAGCTGCTGCAAGATCCGCCCGATTGCACCTTGATCGTCATAACAAACCGAGGCCATCTGTGGCCAATCGCGTGCCATGAGCACCAGCTTGTTTTGCCATGGGCGCAGTTGTTCCAGATCGAGAGCACTGAACGCAAATAAGATCACACCATCGACACCGCGGCGGGCTAAGAGCGCCAGATGTTCATCGACTTTCTGCGGATCAAATTCACTTTCCATCAGCATGGCATCATAACCACGCGCATAGAGGATTTCGAGCATGCCACGCACAGCACGATTTTCGGATGCCGAATCGAGGCGTGACACGATAATGCCGACCAGACGGGCACTGTTGGTGCGCATGGCGCGAGCCGATTTACTGGGTTCGAAACCATGTTCCCGGATCACGGTCTCCACCCGATCGCGGGTTTGCGGATTGACATTCGGGTCTTGGTTCAGCACCCGTGACACGGTGGATTTACCCACGCCACTCAGTTTGGCGATATCAAGAATAGTAAGGCGTTTAGTCATAACAGGCCGAGAAAACTCACTTTGCAGTATTGTTCGGATTTTTCCCCGCTTAGGCAAGCAAGCAAATCCAGAATTGCCCGATTCAGGTGGTTCTCAGCAAATTAGCCGCAGAAATGGGAATCCGGTTTGTGATCCTCTCAGCAGTTATTTATGCTGGTGGCAGTAATCGCTAACCATTCGGCCACCTTGTGCCGGAATTTGAGGACGAGCTTATTATGTTTATTGGTAATTTACAGCAATTGGATGACTGCCTGCTGCATCCGCTGATTGCGACCGTGTTACGTGATTTTGTGGCCACGAATGCCGATGTCTTGGCACTGCCGAAAGGTAAAACCGATCTGACGGTACCGGCACAATTTGCCCCCGCAGAATTGCCGAAAGATCCGCTGTTTATGATCGTATCGATGGATACCTCGCAACTGGTGATCGAACGTCGCGCTGAGTTCCATGATACATACCTCGACATTCAGTTGTTATTGTCAGGTGAAGAGTGGATTGGCTGTGGGCCACATGCGGTTACGTTGGACCGCAGCGATAATCCGCACCCGGATCTTTATTTTATGGATGAGCCAGCCACCAGCTATATTGGTTTGCAGCCAGGCGATTTTGTGGTGATAACACCGGGTGAATTACATACCCCGTTATGCACTCTGACTGAACCGGGTGAGCTGCGTAAAATTGTGTTTAAGGTACATAAAGCGTTGTTATCCCCATTGGTGTGACCTTGAGGAGGCGGTATGCCTGCGTTTCAACTGATTATTGGCAATAAAAATTATTCATCTTGGTCGCTGCGGCCTTGGTTATTGTTGCGTAAATTAAGCGTTAGCTTCGAAGAAACTCAGGTCTTACTGCAAACGGAAGACTTTAAACAGCAAGTCATGCGTTTTTCTCCGGTTGGCAAAGTGCCGGTGTTACTGGATGGCGAGCTGGCGATCTGGGATTCGCTGGCGATTGCGGAATATCTGGCCGAGCAATTTCCACAGGCATGGCCGCGTGATCCGGCGGCACGGGCGTTTGCCCGTTCGATCAGTGCGGAAATGCACTCTGGTTTTATGAGCCTGCGTAGCCAGATGCCGATGAATTGCCGCGCAACGGGTCGTGAAATCGTTGGTGATGAGGCGCTGGCGCGCGATATCGAACGCATTCAGGCGATCTGGACGGAATGTCGCTTGCGCTACGGCGAGTCTGGGCCATGGTTATTTGGTGAATTTACCATTGCTGATGCGATGTTTGCGCCCGTGGTGTTCCGTTTTAATACCTATGGTGTTGATTGTCAGGGTTTTGCGGCCGAGTATATGCAAACGGTGTTACATGATGCCGATGTGCAGGCTTGGTTACATGCCGCCCAGCAAGAACAGGCGACGATCATGAGTTCAGAGGTTGGGCTGACGGCGCAGTAACGGATCGTTTTGGATAAAAAAAGCGCCGAAAGGCGCTTTTTGTTTTTGACGGGAATTACGCCTGCAAGGCTTGGTTCAGATCGTCCAGAATGTCTTCGATTGCTTCAATACCAACTGACAGACGGATCATTTCTGGTTTCACACCGGCTTTGGCTTGTTCTTCCTCGGTCATCTGACGATGTGTGGTGGAAGCGGGGTGACAGGCCAGTGATTTCGCATCACCGATATTCACCAGACGTTTGAAGATTTTCAGCGCATCGTAGAAACGGACACCGGCTTCGTAGCCATCTTTCAGACCAAAAGAGAGGATGGCGGATGGGGTGCCGTTCATGTATTTCTGCGCCAGTGCATGGTGCGGATGATCCGGTAAACCGGCGTAACTCACCCATGCCACTTTGTCGTGGCTTTGCAGATATTCCGCCACTTTACGGGCATTTTCTACATGACGTTCCATGCGCAGTGACAGCGTTTCTAAGCCTTGCAGCAGCAAGAAGGCATTCATCGGTGACAAAGTCGAACCGGTGTTGCGTAATGGTACGGTACGCGCACGGGCAATAAAGGCCGCCGGGCCGAAGGCTTCGTTATACACCACGCCGTGGTAAGCGGCTTCGGGTTGGCTGAATTGCGGGAAACGTTCCGCATGGTCAGCCCATGGGAATTTACCTGAGTCGACGATCACGCCACCCAGTGAGTTACCATGGCCACCCACATATTTGGTGATGGAGTGCACGACAATGTCGGCACCGAACTGGATTGGTTTACACAATACCGGTGAAGCGACGGTGTTATCGACCACCAGTGGTACGCCTTGCGCGTGTGCGACACGGGCCAACCCTTCCAGATCGACAATGTTACCGGCTGGGTTGCCGATACTTTCGCAATACACGGCTTTGGTTTTGTCATCGATTAGTTCAGCAATCGCTTCGGGCGAATCATCACGCGCGAAACGCACTTCCACACCAAAACTTGGCAGCATGTGCGCGAACAACGTGTAGGTGCCGCCATACAGTTGCGGTGTGGAGACGATGTTATCACCAACGCGAGTCAGCGTTTGCAGCGCATAGTTAATGGCCGCACTGCCCGCTGATGTCACTAAAGCCGCGATGCCGCCTTCCAAGGCTGCCAGACGTTGTTCCAGCACATCGTTGGTTGGGTTCATGATGCGGGTGTAGATGTTGCCGGGCACGGCTAAGTTAAACAGATCTGCGCCATGTTGCGCGTTATCGAATTCGTAAGCGACGGTTTGATAAATCGGTACCGCGACTGCTTTGGTGGTGGGGTCATTCTGGAAGCCATGGTGCAGCGCCAGTGTTGCGTCTTTCATGAGAGGTCGTCCTTGTCGCAATAGAATGAAATGGCGTTCAATCTAACTGCTGCGATTCGGCGCTGTAAAGTTATCAATGTGGGATATGTTATGCCGACGGCAAATATACTAACTACCGGAAGTCACGCTGATCGCGCCATTTCCGGTAGTCGATGTTAAGTGAAAAACTTAGATTTTAATCACTACCCGACCGGTGATCTGACCATCCATGATTTTAGCCGCCGCTTCTGGTGCTTCTTCCAAAATGATCTCTTCACAAGCGTGATCATAGAAACTGGCCGGTAATAGTTGAGCCAGCTGTTGCCAGGCTTGCTGACGACGTTCCAACGGGCACATCACCGAATCAACGCCTTGCAGTCGTACATTGCGTAAAATAAACGGCATCACGGTTGCTGGCAGATCGAAACCGCCCGCCAGACCACAGGCTGCCACGGCACCACCGTAATTCATCTGCGATAAGACTTTAGCCAGCACAGAGCTGCCGACGGTATCGACTGCACCGGCCCAAACTTGTTTATCCAGCGCACGAATTGGGGTCAGTAATTCATCGCGGGTGATCACCTGTTTTGCCCCCAATTGCAGTAATAATTCTCGATTTGATTCGCGCCCGGTAGCGGCGATCACGCTGTAACCTTTCGCGGCCAGTAAACTGACGGCCACACTGCCCACACCACCGCTGGCACCGGTGACTAAAATGTCACCTTGTTCCGGTGTAATACCGGCCTCTTCCAACGCCATGACACACAGCATTGCGGTCAGCCCGGCGGTGCCAATTTGCATGGCTTGCAGCGCAGTTAAACCGGTCGTTAATGGCACCAGCCAGTCAGCGCTAACACGCGCTTTTTCGGCCATACCGCCCCAGTGGCCTTCACCGACACCCCAGCCGGTCAGCACGACGTCGTCACCGGTTTTGTAGCGCGCGTCGGTTGATTCCAGCACCTGACCGGCGAAATCAATGCCGGGCACCATCGGCCATTGACGCACGATTTTGCCTTTGCCGGTAATAGCGAGACCATCTTTGTAGTTCAGCGAGGAGTATTTCACCGCCACGGTTACATCACCGGCGGGGAGCTGGCTGTCATCCAACTGTTCAATCGAGGCAATGGTTTGTTTGTCTTGTTGTTGCAACAGTAAGGCTTTAAACATGTTTATCTCCTGATAACCGGCTCTTCTTCATCGGAAGTCAGCTCGGGATTATTTTGGGGGATGAGCTTCTGCGGTATGTGCCGGAAAATCAGTGTGGCCAGCATACTGAGACAACCGACAGTGATATAAGTAGCATGAAAAGCGCTGACAATTTCCTGTTGTTGCAGGCTGGTGGCCTGCAAATTGTGTAAGGAAACACTGGCACCATAAAACCATGAAAATAGGGTGGCCGAAATGGCGACGCCCAGACTCATCGACAGTTGCATGACCACTGACAGTAAACTGTTACCACTGCTGGCTTCATCCCGCTCGAGTTTGCCCAAAGTCAGCGTATTCATCGCGGTAAATTGCAGCGAATTAAACACACCCAGCAAGGCCAGATAAAACAGTAATAATGCATACGGGGTGGCGTGGTTGACGGTGGCAAATCCGGTGATCAACGCACCGAGCAACAGCGTGTTCGTCATCAGCACGGGCCGGTAACCAAAGCGCAGCACCACCCGATTGGCTAACAATTTTGT
Proteins encoded:
- a CDS encoding O-acetylhomoserine aminocarboxypropyltransferase/cysteine synthase family protein; amino-acid sequence: MKDATLALHHGFQNDPTTKAVAVPIYQTVAYEFDNAQHGADLFNLAVPGNIYTRIMNPTNDVLEQRLAALEGGIAALVTSAGSAAINYALQTLTRVGDNIVSTPQLYGGTYTLFAHMLPSFGVEVRFARDDSPEAIAELIDDKTKAVYCESIGNPAGNIVDLEGLARVAHAQGVPLVVDNTVASPVLCKPIQFGADIVVHSITKYVGGHGNSLGGVIVDSGKFPWADHAERFPQFSQPEAAYHGVVYNEAFGPAAFIARARTVPLRNTGSTLSPMNAFLLLQGLETLSLRMERHVENARKVAEYLQSHDKVAWVSYAGLPDHPHHALAQKYMNGTPSAILSFGLKDGYEAGVRFYDALKIFKRLVNIGDAKSLACHPASTTHRQMTEEEQAKAGVKPEMIRLSVGIEAIEDILDDLNQALQA
- a CDS encoding glutathione S-transferase family protein is translated as MPAFQLIIGNKNYSSWSLRPWLLLRKLSVSFEETQVLLQTEDFKQQVMRFSPVGKVPVLLDGELAIWDSLAIAEYLAEQFPQAWPRDPAARAFARSISAEMHSGFMSLRSQMPMNCRATGREIVGDEALARDIERIQAIWTECRLRYGESGPWLFGEFTIADAMFAPVVFRFNTYGVDCQGFAAEYMQTVLHDADVQAWLHAAQQEQATIMSSEVGLTAQ
- a CDS encoding MDR family oxidoreductase, yielding MFKALLLQQQDKQTIASIEQLDDSQLPAGDVTVAVKYSSLNYKDGLAITGKGKIVRQWPMVPGIDFAGQVLESTDARYKTGDDVVLTGWGVGEGHWGGMAEKARVSADWLVPLTTGLTALQAMQIGTAGLTAMLCVMALEEAGITPEQGDILVTGASGGVGSVAVSLLAAKGYSVIAATGRESNRELLLQLGAKQVITRDELLTPIRALDKQVWAGAVDTVGSSVLAKVLSQMNYGGAVAACGLAGGFDLPATVMPFILRNVRLQGVDSVMCPLERRQQAWQQLAQLLPASFYDHACEEIILEEAPEAAAKIMDGQITGRVVIKI
- a CDS encoding YhcH/YjgK/YiaL family protein; the encoded protein is MFIGNLQQLDDCLLHPLIATVLRDFVATNADVLALPKGKTDLTVPAQFAPAELPKDPLFMIVSMDTSQLVIERRAEFHDTYLDIQLLLSGEEWIGCGPHAVTLDRSDNPHPDLYFMDEPATSYIGLQPGDFVVITPGELHTPLCTLTEPGELRKIVFKVHKALLSPLV
- the treR gene encoding trehalose operon repressor TreR: MTKRLTILDIAKLSGVGKSTVSRVLNQDPNVNPQTRDRVETVIREHGFEPSKSARAMRTNSARLVGIIVSRLDSASENRAVRGMLEILYARGYDAMLMESEFDPQKVDEHLALLARRGVDGVILFAFSALDLEQLRPWQNKLVLMARDWPQMASVCYDDQGAIGRILQQLYADGSRHIDFIGVDPSDATTGALRLQAYQQFCVQQQLPCRYLTGSLDVQSGYDLTAKLLTPMTDAVVCATDTLALGAAKYLQEQQRHDVKLTGVGNNPLLHFLFPQVQSIDPGYKQAGRLAAEQLLLQLEQDAAPCAQIAPSHS